Proteins co-encoded in one Synechococcus elongatus PCC 6301 genomic window:
- a CDS encoding DUF362 domain-containing protein: MPAATETVQQAAVADFRYTPPPAAATARRILVKPNLGYPVGPPVTVGMPVLKAVLTGLRQVNPSAEILIVEGVCSPVPLSEIADRLGVRSLLDEGMQLLDADQLPQAEYPNRLPSPTRFASLWAPRLLAEVDCRITVGTLKQTNLQSSPLISASLKNLYGLLPRDRYKARSSHSRGQLHRPSVPLVLRDVWGCIGHLFDGAVVDGSWRYISPDWKPDRAKAGQWLGQVIWGEDPIAVDRQACRVAQFEEPEYLQTLAQWRQNLLTCPPS, from the coding sequence ATGCCAGCGGCAACTGAGACAGTTCAGCAGGCAGCGGTAGCCGACTTTCGTTACACACCTCCACCCGCAGCAGCTACGGCTCGACGGATTCTCGTCAAACCCAATCTGGGCTATCCGGTGGGGCCGCCTGTCACCGTGGGGATGCCGGTATTGAAAGCTGTGCTGACGGGACTGCGACAGGTTAATCCCAGCGCCGAAATCCTGATCGTGGAAGGGGTTTGCTCACCGGTGCCTCTGTCTGAAATTGCCGATCGCTTGGGGGTGCGATCGCTCTTGGATGAGGGCATGCAGCTTTTGGATGCTGACCAGCTGCCCCAGGCAGAATATCCCAATCGACTACCGAGCCCGACCCGCTTTGCCAGCCTTTGGGCTCCGCGGCTGCTAGCGGAAGTGGACTGCCGAATCACGGTCGGGACGCTCAAACAGACCAATCTCCAGAGCAGTCCGCTGATTTCTGCTTCGCTCAAAAATCTCTACGGACTGCTGCCGCGCGATCGCTACAAAGCGCGGAGTAGCCACTCGCGGGGACAACTGCATCGCCCTTCGGTGCCATTGGTGTTGCGCGACGTCTGGGGCTGCATTGGCCATCTGTTCGATGGGGCAGTCGTGGATGGCAGTTGGCGCTACATTAGTCCCGACTGGAAACCCGATCGCGCCAAGGCGGGTCAATGGCTCGGCCAAGTGATCTGGGGAGAGGATCCGATCGCGGTGGACCGCCAAGCCTGTCGTGTGGCTCAGTTCGAGGAACCGGAGTATCTGCAAACCTTGGCACAGTGGCGACAAAACCTCTTGACATGCCCCCCGTCCTAA
- a CDS encoding rhomboid family intramembrane serine protease produces MTAPLDPQPPKRTALVQWGAGVQSLGILLGTMWAIALVNSLLFSNRLVFYGIRPRNLGGLWGILFAPFLHLNLAHLLANTVPFLVLGGLIILRSLRDFWVTLGITLLVSGLGVWLFGSARSVHVGASGLVFGFFGFLLSSSLFDRSLPTLIFAVVAFFLYGSLIWGVLPLQDGVSWEGHLFGFVGGAIAAKLLATPAEPAARDDWSDW; encoded by the coding sequence ATGACGGCTCCTCTCGATCCCCAACCGCCCAAACGCACCGCGCTGGTGCAGTGGGGTGCAGGCGTACAGTCCCTCGGAATCCTGTTGGGAACAATGTGGGCGATCGCCCTAGTCAACAGTCTGCTGTTCAGCAATCGCTTGGTCTTCTACGGCATTCGCCCGCGCAATCTCGGCGGACTTTGGGGCATTTTGTTTGCGCCCTTCCTCCACCTCAACTTGGCCCACCTGCTTGCGAACACCGTACCGTTCCTGGTTTTAGGTGGGCTGATCATCCTCCGCAGTCTGCGCGACTTTTGGGTGACGTTGGGAATCACGCTGCTGGTCAGTGGCTTGGGGGTTTGGCTCTTTGGATCGGCCCGATCAGTTCATGTTGGGGCGAGTGGCCTAGTATTTGGCTTCTTTGGCTTTCTGCTCAGCTCTAGTTTGTTTGACCGTAGTCTCCCGACGCTGATTTTTGCGGTTGTTGCTTTCTTCCTCTACGGCAGCTTGATTTGGGGCGTGCTGCCGCTGCAAGATGGCGTCTCCTGGGAAGGCCACCTTTTTGGCTTTGTAGGAGGGGCGATCGCTGCAAAACTGTTGGCAACGCCCGCCGAGCCTGCCGCGCGCGATGATTGGAGCGATTGGTAA
- a CDS encoding GuaB3 family IMP dehydrogenase-related protein, with protein MDIQLGRGKTVRRAYGIDEIALVPGDRTVDPAVTDTRWTIGGIEREIPILASAMDGVVDVKMAVRLSQLGAIGVINLEGIQTRYEDPEPILDRIASVGPTEFVPLMQELYAVPVQESLIRKRIAEVKSQGGIAAVSATPAGAAKFGPVVAEAGADLFFIQATVVSTDHVAPEGVEPLDLAAFCQSMPIPVILGNCVTYDVTLKLLKAGAAGILVGIGPGAACTSRGVLGVGIPQATAVSDCAAARDDYERETGRYVPIIADGGLITGGDICKCIACGADAVMIGSPFARAAEAPGRGFHWGMATPSPVLPRGTRIKVGTTGTLEQILRGPAQLDDGTHNFLGALKTSMGTLGAQTLKEMQQVSVVIAPSLLTEGKVYQKAQQLGMGK; from the coding sequence GTGGATATCCAACTGGGGCGCGGCAAGACCGTCCGCAGAGCTTACGGCATTGACGAAATTGCGCTTGTACCGGGCGATCGCACGGTAGACCCTGCTGTGACCGACACCCGCTGGACGATCGGCGGAATCGAGCGGGAAATTCCGATTCTGGCCAGTGCCATGGACGGCGTTGTCGACGTCAAAATGGCGGTGCGTCTCTCACAATTGGGAGCGATCGGGGTGATCAACCTTGAAGGCATCCAAACGCGCTACGAAGATCCAGAGCCGATCCTCGATCGTATTGCCTCGGTTGGTCCAACTGAGTTTGTGCCCTTGATGCAGGAACTCTACGCCGTTCCAGTCCAAGAGTCTCTGATCCGCAAGCGGATTGCCGAAGTCAAATCCCAAGGTGGCATTGCTGCAGTCAGTGCGACACCAGCCGGTGCTGCAAAATTTGGCCCTGTCGTTGCTGAAGCCGGTGCTGACCTCTTCTTCATTCAGGCAACGGTCGTTTCGACTGATCACGTTGCCCCCGAGGGGGTTGAACCGCTCGATTTGGCTGCTTTCTGTCAGTCGATGCCCATTCCAGTGATCTTGGGCAACTGCGTCACCTATGACGTTACCCTGAAGCTGCTGAAAGCTGGCGCCGCTGGCATTTTGGTCGGCATTGGCCCCGGTGCAGCCTGTACTTCGCGCGGGGTTCTGGGCGTTGGGATTCCCCAAGCGACTGCTGTCTCGGACTGTGCAGCGGCTCGCGACGACTACGAGCGGGAAACTGGTCGCTATGTACCGATCATTGCGGATGGTGGCCTAATCACCGGTGGTGATATCTGCAAGTGTATTGCTTGCGGTGCCGATGCTGTGATGATTGGCTCTCCCTTCGCACGAGCTGCAGAAGCGCCGGGTCGTGGCTTCCACTGGGGGATGGCGACACCGAGCCCCGTCTTGCCGCGCGGTACCCGTATCAAGGTAGGCACCACCGGCACGCTCGAACAAATCCTGCGCGGACCCGCACAACTGGATGATGGCACTCATAATTTCCTGGGTGCCCTGAAAACCAGTATGGGAACGTTGGGCGCGCAAACCCTCAAGGAAATGCAACAGGTTTCTGTGGTGATTGCGCCTTCCCTGCTGACGGAAGGGAAGGTCTACCAGAAAGCTCAGCAACTGGGGATGGGCAAATAA
- the bchB gene encoding ferredoxin:protochlorophyllide reductase (ATP-dependent) subunit B, translating to MKLAYWMYAGPAHIGTLRISSSFRNVHAIMHAPLGDDYFNVMRSMLERERNFTPVTTSVVDRNVLARGSQEKVIDNILRKDTEERPDLIVLTPTCTSSILQEDLQNFVERAKESAQCDVLLADVNHYRVNELQAADRTLEQIVRFYLDRAQRQGTLPSQRTEQPSVNILGMTTLGFHNRHDTTELQRLMADLGITVNAVIPAGASVEELQHLPRAWFNLVPYREVGLLTAQYLQDTFDQPMVAIAPMGITATADCIRQIQQVLNQQGAAVDFEPFIDRQTRFASEAAWFSHSIDCQNLTGKRAVVFGDNTHAAAFTKILSREMGIHVVLAGTYCKHDADWFEAEVAGYCDRVLISDDHNAIADAIAELEPAAIFGTQMERHVGKRLNIPCGVIAAPVHIQNFPVGYRPFVGYEGANQIVDLVYNSFTLGMEDHLLEIFGGHDTKEVLTKTVSAGSDLDWKPDGLTELNRIPGFVRGKVKRNTEKYAREQGLTAITAEVLYAAKEALGA from the coding sequence ATGAAGCTGGCCTATTGGATGTATGCAGGCCCTGCCCATATCGGCACGCTGCGCATTTCCAGTTCCTTCCGCAACGTGCACGCGATCATGCATGCGCCCTTGGGCGATGACTACTTCAACGTCATGCGATCGATGTTGGAGCGGGAGCGCAACTTTACGCCGGTGACGACCAGTGTGGTCGATCGCAATGTGCTGGCTCGCGGCTCTCAGGAAAAGGTAATCGACAACATTCTGCGCAAGGACACGGAGGAGCGGCCCGACCTGATCGTGCTGACCCCCACCTGTACCTCCAGCATCCTGCAGGAAGATCTCCAGAACTTTGTCGAGCGGGCCAAGGAAAGTGCTCAGTGCGATGTCCTACTAGCGGACGTCAACCACTACCGCGTCAACGAGTTGCAAGCTGCCGACCGCACCCTGGAACAGATTGTCCGCTTTTACCTCGATCGCGCCCAACGGCAAGGCACGCTCCCGAGTCAGCGGACGGAGCAGCCCTCCGTCAATATCTTGGGCATGACCACTCTCGGCTTCCACAACCGCCACGACACCACCGAACTGCAGCGCTTGATGGCGGACTTGGGGATTACCGTGAACGCAGTGATCCCAGCGGGTGCTTCTGTAGAAGAACTCCAGCATCTCCCCCGTGCTTGGTTTAACCTCGTGCCCTACCGTGAGGTGGGGCTGCTGACGGCACAGTACCTCCAGGACACCTTTGATCAGCCAATGGTGGCGATCGCGCCCATGGGCATTACTGCTACGGCAGACTGCATTCGCCAAATTCAACAGGTCTTGAATCAGCAGGGCGCTGCGGTCGATTTTGAACCCTTTATCGATCGCCAGACGCGCTTTGCCTCGGAAGCCGCTTGGTTTAGCCATTCCATCGACTGTCAGAACCTGACGGGCAAACGAGCCGTGGTCTTTGGCGACAACACCCATGCGGCGGCCTTCACCAAAATCCTCAGCCGCGAGATGGGTATTCATGTCGTGCTGGCTGGCACCTACTGCAAACACGATGCCGACTGGTTTGAGGCAGAAGTGGCAGGGTATTGCGACCGCGTGCTGATCAGTGATGACCACAACGCCATTGCCGACGCGATCGCGGAGCTTGAACCAGCCGCGATTTTTGGCACCCAAATGGAGCGCCATGTCGGCAAGCGGCTCAATATTCCCTGCGGCGTTATCGCGGCGCCAGTCCACATCCAGAATTTTCCCGTTGGCTATCGTCCCTTTGTCGGATATGAAGGTGCGAACCAAATCGTCGATTTGGTCTATAACAGCTTCACCCTCGGCATGGAGGATCACCTGCTAGAAATCTTTGGCGGCCATGACACCAAGGAAGTGCTGACCAAAACAGTTTCCGCCGGTAGCGATCTCGACTGGAAACCCGATGGGCTGACGGAACTGAACCGCATTCCCGGCTTCGTGCGCGGCAAAGTCAAGCGCAACACCGAGAAATATGCGAGGGAGCAAGGGCTGACGGCCATTACCGCTGAAGTGCTCTACGCTGCCAAGGAGGCACTCGGGGCGTGA
- a CDS encoding DUF2973 domain-containing protein has protein sequence MPEQTGGLVVLQAIYILLFAVLAILAFANLFRSLFSLGIASQRVTQAPAWDGASVPHEPRQPTLHPELLDDRGRLINEPLLVMRQISVEDVRDRLDALYEASPENKGGDSEEPPTAPLA, from the coding sequence GTGCCTGAACAGACAGGAGGTTTGGTGGTGCTGCAAGCAATCTATATCCTGCTGTTCGCCGTGCTGGCTATTTTGGCGTTTGCCAATCTGTTCCGCAGTTTGTTTAGCCTGGGCATTGCCAGTCAGCGCGTGACCCAGGCCCCGGCTTGGGATGGGGCCTCAGTGCCTCATGAACCCCGTCAGCCCACGCTTCATCCGGAGTTGCTGGACGATCGCGGTCGCCTGATCAATGAGCCGTTGTTGGTGATGCGGCAGATCAGCGTCGAAGATGTGCGCGATCGCCTTGATGCGCTCTACGAAGCGTCACCGGAAAATAAAGGTGGCGACAGCGAAGAGCCCCCCACCGCTCCGCTCGCCTAA
- a CDS encoding DUF2605 domain-containing protein, translated as MTLPELPAQPELLKAILEPLLDDFLFWFDRAEQLLTKESIDFLTPEEQAALCNRLAVATAEVRSTQALFKAMDGSIGIEVAVMKPWHALVTECWQIGARWRREQAQQLPPETSQ; from the coding sequence GTGACTTTACCGGAATTGCCTGCCCAGCCTGAACTGCTGAAAGCAATTTTGGAACCGCTGCTCGATGACTTTCTCTTCTGGTTTGATCGGGCAGAACAATTGCTGACCAAAGAGTCGATTGACTTCCTGACGCCAGAAGAGCAGGCTGCCCTTTGCAATCGCTTAGCGGTCGCCACCGCTGAGGTGCGATCGACCCAAGCGCTGTTCAAGGCGATGGACGGCAGTATCGGCATCGAAGTTGCAGTCATGAAGCCTTGGCATGCCTTGGTGACTGAGTGCTGGCAAATTGGTGCCCGCTGGCGGCGAGAGCAAGCACAGCAATTGCCCCCCGAGACGTCACAATAA
- a CDS encoding UDP-N-acetylmuramoyl-tripeptide--D-alanyl-D-alanine ligase: MATFFSPFQIQLGLGAIPLQVGEACDRPARSLTTDSRQIQPGDIFLALRGDRFDGHDFVAQALADGAIAAIVDRDYQPPSDLAAGHLLQVDNTLWAYQEVARLWRQRCSLPLIGITGSVGKTTTKELIAAMLAVRGPVLKPEANYNNEIGVPKTVLQIDPDHHWAAVLEMGMRGRGQIAELARIAQPNIAVITNVGTAHIGLLGSEQAIAEAKCELLAQLSGTGLAILNADNHRLIATAQRLNLPRCRTYGLQNGDLQGQLIDLETLVVEGQRFRLPLPGAHNALNFLAGLAIAQELGLDWEAFRDLSVTLPQGRARRIELSPDIVLLDETYNAGLESMLAALQLLADTPGQRRIAVLGTMKELGDFSETYHRQVGEKAAALGLDRLLIYADPTEAAAMQAGASAIATQIFTNAEDLLSELRQSVQTGDRLLFKASRSVALDRILADFVAVYSAV, encoded by the coding sequence ATGGCTACTTTCTTCTCGCCGTTTCAGATTCAGCTGGGTTTGGGTGCTATCCCCCTTCAAGTCGGAGAGGCTTGCGATCGTCCCGCCCGATCGCTCACGACCGATTCCCGCCAGATCCAACCCGGCGACATTTTTCTGGCCTTGCGGGGCGATCGCTTTGATGGCCATGACTTTGTCGCTCAAGCCCTTGCCGATGGTGCGATCGCTGCGATCGTCGATAGGGACTATCAGCCGCCCAGTGATTTAGCCGCGGGCCATCTCCTGCAAGTGGACAATACCCTTTGGGCTTATCAGGAAGTGGCGCGGCTCTGGCGACAGCGCTGTTCCTTGCCCCTGATTGGCATCACAGGATCCGTGGGCAAAACCACGACAAAAGAACTGATCGCCGCGATGCTGGCGGTGCGCGGGCCGGTGCTGAAACCGGAGGCCAACTACAACAACGAAATCGGCGTTCCCAAGACCGTTTTGCAGATCGATCCCGATCACCATTGGGCAGCCGTGCTGGAAATGGGAATGCGCGGCCGTGGTCAAATTGCCGAGCTAGCCCGCATTGCCCAGCCAAATATTGCGGTGATCACCAACGTCGGCACAGCCCATATCGGTCTACTCGGATCCGAACAGGCGATCGCGGAAGCCAAGTGTGAACTGCTGGCGCAACTGTCCGGCACAGGGCTGGCAATTTTGAACGCTGATAACCACCGCCTGATCGCGACGGCTCAACGGCTGAACTTACCGCGCTGTCGCACCTATGGCTTGCAGAATGGCGACTTGCAGGGTCAGCTTATTGATCTAGAAACCTTGGTTGTTGAGGGTCAGCGCTTCCGGCTGCCGTTGCCCGGGGCTCACAACGCTCTTAACTTCCTCGCGGGTCTGGCGATCGCTCAGGAATTGGGGCTGGACTGGGAGGCTTTCCGCGACTTAAGCGTGACGCTGCCCCAAGGTCGGGCGCGGCGCATTGAACTGTCGCCGGATATCGTCCTGCTTGATGAAACCTACAACGCGGGCTTGGAGTCGATGTTGGCAGCGCTGCAGCTTTTGGCGGATACGCCGGGCCAACGCCGGATTGCAGTGCTGGGCACGATGAAGGAATTGGGCGATTTCAGCGAAACCTACCATCGCCAAGTTGGCGAAAAAGCGGCTGCCCTCGGTCTCGATCGCCTCTTGATCTATGCTGACCCGACAGAAGCGGCTGCCATGCAAGCGGGAGCTTCTGCGATCGCCACGCAGATCTTCACCAACGCTGAGGATTTGCTAAGCGAGCTCCGCCAGTCTGTCCAGACGGGCGATCGCCTGCTGTTTAAAGCCTCGCGCAGTGTCGCCCTCGATCGCATCCTCGCGGACTTTGTGGCAGTCTACAGTGCTGTCTGA
- a CDS encoding ParA family protein yields MLTVTCASLSGGQGKTTTALFLGRSLAARGKRVLMIDADPQSSLSFYLGCELSSEQATLLEVLKKEVDVVDSLWNLDDRLALIPADDALDSAQDFLATSGMGAIVLRRRLSPLQDQFDFCVIDAPPQRSQLCMTSVGAADQLLIPAEASSKGLNSLLRTLDLVAEMSEVEAFQGQILGILPFRDRWLGRTQAKQSQKSLESMQEVAAGHPILPSILESEQFKKAIDQGVSLAALGYADLEYPFRTILEKLGC; encoded by the coding sequence ATGCTGACGGTCACATGCGCGTCGCTCTCAGGCGGACAAGGAAAAACCACCACGGCACTTTTCCTCGGGCGATCGCTGGCGGCGCGGGGTAAGCGCGTGTTGATGATCGATGCTGATCCGCAATCCAGCTTGAGTTTTTATCTAGGCTGTGAGCTGAGTTCTGAGCAAGCTACCTTACTGGAAGTGCTCAAAAAAGAAGTTGATGTCGTTGATAGTTTGTGGAACTTGGACGATCGCCTCGCCCTGATCCCCGCTGATGATGCTTTAGATAGCGCCCAAGATTTTTTAGCGACAAGTGGGATGGGGGCGATTGTTTTGCGGCGGCGGTTGAGTCCTTTGCAGGATCAATTTGACTTTTGCGTGATCGATGCGCCGCCCCAGCGATCGCAGCTCTGCATGACCAGTGTGGGCGCGGCCGATCAGCTCTTGATCCCCGCTGAGGCTTCTTCCAAAGGACTGAACTCACTCTTGCGCACCCTCGACCTCGTGGCGGAAATGAGCGAGGTGGAAGCCTTTCAGGGACAGATTCTGGGGATTTTGCCCTTCCGCGATCGCTGGTTGGGTCGTACCCAAGCCAAGCAGAGCCAGAAAAGTTTGGAATCGATGCAGGAAGTTGCCGCAGGCCATCCGATCTTGCCCTCAATTTTGGAATCGGAGCAATTTAAAAAGGCGATCGACCAAGGCGTGAGTTTGGCAGCGCTGGGGTATGCCGATCTGGAGTATCCTTTCCGGACGATCCTTGAAAAGCTGGGCTGCTGA
- a CDS encoding RNA-guided endonuclease InsQ/TnpB family protein produces MLIREAKLAGTPEQFAQLDAAIRTAQCVHNRCLRYWRDNAGVSKNDLQKFCAVLAKDAEQPWMGLLNSQARQAAAERTWQSIQSFYRRCKEGAKHKGYPKFKKHSRSVEYKTSGWKLSDDGMSITFTDGFKAGQLELWLDGSARQLILSSKINRVRVVRRADGYYAQFCLDVERQEAGVYSGNVIGLDLGLKYFTKDSNGAEVACPKFFRKGEKRLRRAQRRLSKRFKKGAKPQSKNYHKQRQRMGKVHLKIQRQRKSWAIEQARRVMVSNDIVVYEDLRVPNLVRSRHLAKSIHDAGWTQFTHWLGYYGKLWRKVVVAVNPAYTSQDCSGCGYRVQKSLSTRTHDCPHCGLTICRDQNAALNILKRGLEVVGAEWNNGTAGHAETGSQEQTTGEISTSAEVGQPTSVSAVAEPVRTSREAV; encoded by the coding sequence ATGTTAATCCGTGAAGCCAAGTTAGCTGGAACCCCTGAGCAGTTTGCCCAACTCGATGCAGCAATCCGCACGGCTCAGTGTGTCCACAACCGCTGTCTTCGCTACTGGCGAGACAACGCTGGGGTTAGCAAAAACGACTTGCAAAAGTTCTGTGCTGTCTTAGCTAAAGATGCTGAGCAGCCTTGGATGGGCTTGCTGAATTCGCAGGCTCGACAAGCAGCCGCGGAACGGACTTGGCAGTCGATTCAGTCTTTTTATCGCCGTTGCAAGGAGGGCGCGAAACACAAGGGCTATCCCAAGTTCAAAAAGCATTCCCGCTCAGTGGAGTACAAAACGTCGGGCTGGAAACTCTCGGATGATGGGATGTCGATCACGTTCACCGACGGTTTTAAGGCGGGTCAGTTGGAGCTGTGGTTGGACGGTTCTGCTCGGCAGTTAATTCTGTCATCCAAAATCAACCGCGTTCGGGTGGTGCGCCGTGCTGATGGGTACTACGCTCAGTTCTGTTTGGACGTAGAACGACAGGAAGCTGGAGTCTACAGCGGCAACGTCATTGGCTTGGACTTGGGGCTGAAGTATTTCACCAAGGACTCTAATGGCGCTGAGGTTGCTTGTCCCAAGTTTTTCCGCAAGGGAGAAAAGCGGCTCAGACGGGCCCAACGGCGGCTATCCAAGCGGTTCAAGAAAGGAGCGAAGCCTCAGAGCAAGAACTACCACAAGCAACGTCAGCGAATGGGCAAAGTCCACCTCAAAATTCAGCGCCAACGTAAAAGCTGGGCTATTGAACAAGCACGGCGCGTAATGGTGTCTAACGACATCGTGGTCTATGAAGATTTGCGGGTGCCTAACTTAGTTCGCAGCCGACACTTAGCAAAATCCATCCACGATGCAGGCTGGACGCAGTTCACCCACTGGCTGGGCTACTACGGCAAACTTTGGAGAAAAGTCGTCGTCGCGGTTAATCCGGCCTACACCAGCCAAGACTGCTCTGGTTGCGGTTATCGGGTGCAGAAGTCACTCTCGACCAGAACCCATGACTGCCCACACTGCGGCTTAACGATTTGCCGCGACCAAAATGCCGCGCTCAATATCCTCAAGCGAGGGTTAGAAGTCGTCGGCGCGGAATGGAACAACGGTACGGCAGGGCATGCCGAAACCGGGTCGCAAGAGCAAACGACTGGGGAGATAAGCACCTCTGCCGAAGTAGGGCAACCCACTTCTGTAAGTGCAGTCGCTGAACCAGTAAGAACAAGCCGCGAGGCTGTTTGA
- a CDS encoding CAAD domain-containing protein → MTSESNLPESAVSQSVRLEAPPQEASPTPDSGAPLTLPSSNSGTTASEVQELLQQVVEWLSIDKLVTLFQQYRQPVIAVGLAIATVILLKVALAILGAINEVPLLEPTFEIVGLGYSAWFIYRYLLKAESRSELLARFNALKKQVLGER, encoded by the coding sequence ATGACTTCCGAATCCAACCTGCCTGAATCTGCTGTGTCGCAGTCGGTGCGTCTGGAAGCCCCTCCCCAAGAAGCCTCACCAACGCCCGATAGTGGTGCTCCGCTCACCCTGCCGAGCAGCAATTCTGGCACCACTGCGAGTGAGGTTCAGGAATTGCTTCAGCAGGTGGTTGAATGGCTGTCGATCGATAAGCTAGTCACCCTCTTCCAGCAGTATCGCCAACCGGTAATTGCCGTTGGTTTGGCGATCGCAACCGTCATTCTTTTGAAAGTTGCCCTAGCGATTCTCGGCGCGATCAACGAAGTTCCGCTGCTCGAACCCACCTTCGAAATTGTTGGTTTGGGTTACTCGGCTTGGTTTATTTACCGCTACTTGCTCAAAGCTGAAAGCCGCAGCGAATTGCTGGCGCGTTTCAACGCCCTCAAAAAACAAGTACTGGGTGAGCGCTAA
- the trxA gene encoding thioredoxin, whose product MSVAAAVTDATFKQEVLESSIPVLVDFWAPWCGPCRMVAPVVDEIAQQYSDQVKVVKVNTDENPSVASQYGIRSIPTLMIFKDGQRVDTVVGAVPKTTLANTLDKHL is encoded by the coding sequence ATGTCAGTAGCTGCCGCTGTGACAGACGCCACTTTCAAGCAAGAAGTGCTCGAAAGTAGTATTCCGGTACTGGTTGATTTTTGGGCGCCTTGGTGTGGACCTTGTCGGATGGTTGCTCCTGTTGTCGATGAGATTGCTCAGCAATATTCCGATCAAGTCAAAGTTGTCAAAGTCAACACGGACGAAAACCCCAGCGTTGCGAGTCAGTATGGGATTCGTAGCATCCCAACGCTGATGATCTTTAAAGATGGTCAGCGGGTAGATACGGTTGTTGGTGCTGTTCCCAAAACCACCTTGGCGAACACGCTAGATAAACATCTCTAG
- a CDS encoding esterase/lipase family protein, which yields MDPVSTSSAQPATTVQGLPTVILPGYLAGAAPYQPLAQWLSDRGFLTTVVPLQRSDWFPTLGGRPVTPILEALEATVAQVLAATGAAKINLIGHSAGGWISRIWLGDRPYGPTQQAWQGRDRTAVLICLGTPHRSQERWTRRNIDFVNEHYPDAFFKDVRYVCVAGKAVQGARRWGQWVAYNSYSLTIGQGDSWGDGITPIAAAHLEGALNLTYEAVYHSPRPNRLWYGSPEIAEQWRSHLVTTAA from the coding sequence ATGGACCCAGTCAGCACCAGTTCTGCGCAGCCTGCCACAACTGTCCAAGGCTTGCCGACGGTTATCCTGCCGGGCTACTTAGCGGGTGCTGCACCCTATCAGCCCTTGGCACAGTGGCTGAGCGATCGCGGTTTTCTAACCACGGTGGTGCCGCTCCAACGCAGCGACTGGTTCCCGACTTTGGGCGGTAGACCCGTGACGCCGATCCTAGAGGCGCTGGAAGCGACGGTTGCTCAAGTTCTGGCAGCCACAGGTGCAGCGAAAATCAATTTGATCGGCCATTCAGCCGGCGGCTGGATTTCACGAATTTGGTTGGGCGATCGCCCCTATGGGCCGACTCAGCAGGCTTGGCAGGGACGCGATCGCACGGCAGTGCTGATCTGCCTTGGCACCCCGCACCGCAGCCAAGAGCGCTGGACACGCCGCAATATCGATTTCGTCAATGAGCACTATCCAGATGCATTCTTCAAAGATGTTCGCTACGTCTGTGTCGCCGGTAAAGCCGTACAGGGGGCGCGCCGCTGGGGACAGTGGGTGGCTTACAACAGCTACAGCTTAACGATCGGTCAAGGCGACAGTTGGGGCGATGGGATCACGCCGATCGCGGCCGCCCACCTCGAAGGCGCTTTGAATCTAACCTACGAGGCGGTCTATCACTCACCCCGCCCGAATCGACTCTGGTATGGCAGCCCAGAAATTGCCGAACAGTGGCGATCGCACCTGGTTACAACAGCGGCGTAA
- a CDS encoding pentapeptide repeat-containing protein: MKVWQRWVKGLVLAIAIALVVAPTAAWAASSAAIRAFDDAEVTRQDYSGQSLIQAEFASVRLKGVSFRGADLRGAVFNGVDLREANFEDADFTDGIAYVSDLRNVNFRNANLTSAMLLQSELQGSDVTGADFSFAVLSKQQITALCETASGTNPKTGADTRESLGCPD, translated from the coding sequence GTGAAAGTGTGGCAACGCTGGGTCAAAGGATTGGTACTCGCGATCGCGATCGCATTGGTTGTGGCGCCGACTGCTGCTTGGGCAGCCAGTTCCGCAGCGATTCGTGCCTTTGATGATGCGGAGGTCACCCGCCAAGACTATTCCGGCCAAAGCCTGATTCAAGCGGAATTTGCCAGCGTCCGGCTCAAGGGCGTCAGCTTCCGAGGCGCTGATTTGCGCGGCGCAGTTTTCAATGGCGTCGATCTGCGTGAGGCCAACTTTGAAGATGCGGATTTCACCGACGGCATCGCCTACGTCAGCGATCTGCGCAATGTCAATTTCCGCAATGCCAATCTCACCTCGGCCATGTTGCTGCAATCAGAACTGCAAGGCTCTGATGTGACCGGTGCTGATTTCAGCTTTGCGGTGCTCAGCAAGCAACAAATTACAGCGCTCTGTGAAACTGCCAGCGGCACTAACCCCAAAACGGGCGCGGATACCCGTGAGTCGCTCGGCTGCCCCGACTAA